The Lolium rigidum isolate FL_2022 chromosome 1, APGP_CSIRO_Lrig_0.1, whole genome shotgun sequence region ATTCTGATATAGACGAGCCTCAGCATTTAAAGGAAAATCCCCCCATTTCACCTACCTGTGCTTACCAACTTTTTTGGTCTTTCCACTACCCTTCTTGCTCTGATAAATCCAGTGTTTCCAAGCCTGAAAATCATAAGCGGTCAACAGCCACAATGAGACGAAACAAGGAGTAGGTACAAGCAACAAAATACACGGATTTGATCTTGTCTTGATCTGTCAGGACTTACCAGAAGGTGATGTCCTACACACATGTACCACCACAATGAATCACGATTCACGAGGAAGTTAAAAGTgatctatggttctaacatacaaCTGGCATCGGACAAAAATACACATTAGACTGGAGGATCCAACTGACCATCGGAGCCCTACGCAATCTGACCGGtgaagacgacgaggacaagAACGGCCGCCGCTAGGAGGACGGCGGTCGATGCGCCAGCTTCtgagccggccggccggccgccgcatCTATCTAGTTTCCCTGCCGTAGCGGGCGGTGGACTTCATCATCGTGACATAGAAGAAGCGTGCATCCATGGTTTGGCGAGCCGCCGGAGGTTGGCAATCCTGCCACCGAGAAGGACGCTAGATCTGAGACAATTGGGACGAGAATGAAGAGGCAGTGGGGCGGTTACCATATTCCCTACGACTTACCGGTGATTAAGGGAGAGGGTTGCAAAACAAGGGTTTTATTTTGGGCTGGGCCTTGAACATTGAGACGTGCACTAGAACGTTTTAAGAATCATCTCTATACATAATTGCAAGGGAAATCGATTATACATATGTCTATTTAGTTTTGAGACGACATAGTCATCGTCTCAAGAAACGTCCTTAGAAAGTAGAGGGTTCACAGTGTAGAGACGCGATAAAAAGCATCTACTTAAAAACGTCCTTATGTGTctcttttcttgtagtgggaCATGGTTCTTCAAACTATGTTTCATTAGGCAATGCCCAATTATGCAATTTAGAAACAAGCAATGCCTCATCACCCAATGTATTACCAAGGCTTGACTCATCACCCTATGCATCATCAAGCCATGCCTCATCATCCTATGCTTGTTGTAGGAATTCCTTTGGTACAGGCGTAATAGTTCCATTGCTGGTGATCGTCAAGTTCATGGTGTACTAGTAGATTAACTAGTATGATCGAATGTTGTTGTTGTATTGCAAGACCTGATGGTAACCTCATAAAGGTGCCGGGCAAGGTGACCATAATGTGCCTAATATGGGTAATCAACCAACTTTATTTTGCACTAGGGCCCCAAAATACAGATGTAAAGCCAACTAATTAAAGTGGTATAATTACCCAGCTCATGCAACCAAACTCATGTAGGCTACCACAGACCTGGGGCCTAATTGGTTGCCAACAATGACCTGGCTTTCCCACAATGAAAATGGACCGTTTAGTTGCCCACAACGAAAAGATTTCCTGCATAGCACAGCTCTTAAAGGAGCTAAAAAGTTGGTCCAAGAAAAATGCTCGAATCGAGCGTTTTTCTGTGGCGAGGTTCCGGGGAGCGCAAAAGTGGGCCCATCATGGATAGAGTGCTGCGAGCACGTGTGTACCTGACCTTCTCACtaatccgcatcattttaatcctCTCTGATCTACAAAACGTTGGGTAGGTTTGAAATacgatgaacacgaaaaagatgcaTATTGATGTTACGGATCAATTCCCATGAACAGTTTTTGGTTTTGTGGAGTATTTGAATGGCAATTTCATGTcccatttgaattttttttggccgaatttattcaaattcaTCGCAACCGTTCGCGTGTTTCAAAATTCCTTCGACGAGTAGCTTCATATCACTCTCTCGCACGACTTTTGTGTTTATAGTTTTCCATTTTGATATTTGTATACGAGTAGATCTACGTCTTCTAAGTATATTGTATTGTAGATCTCAGATCTGCTTGTTTATGAATGTCCAACCCGAAAACTTTGAACACAAAAGTAGTGTGAAATAGTGAGGTGAAGCTACTCCCGGAAGGAATTTTGAAATGGTCTACCGTGTACGAAAATTTGATCGTCCACAAATGGATAAAAAAGGAGTTTGAAACACTTGACAAAACGACATACCGATGATGGGAATGGAATTACAACGTTGAGACACATCTTTTTCATGTAGACCTTGTCACGAATCAATGAATGGTTCAACAGATTAGTGATTACGATTGAACTAGTTTAGTTAACCACAATCACCCTCAACCTACATGTAACCAAACGAACTCCTTCCCATTTCTCCACTCGAGCCCAAGTAAAATTACTGGCATCCACATATAGTGACAAAGTTGGCACAAGGCTTGTTTCCACTCATAGGGTAGCAGTTAGGTCATTTGCATGTGACGGACCGAAGCGCAAAATTTCCATGTAAGCAACCAATCAGACTCTAATGTGTATTTCTGCACTGCTTGACTGGGCCATAAATCATGTACAGGTTACCAAACACGCACCGGAACGAAAGAGGGCCAACTTACCCTATGGGCGACGTGCACGGCGCCATGTGCTCTACAAGCGGTGCGGTCGCCGGCAATAGAGCGAGCGGCCCTAGCACTGGTTCTGAATGAATCCTCCTTCCTGCAACAGTGAGCCAAACAAAAGCGACATGCCATCATTGATGCTCCGCCTTCCACGCACATATCCACGATCTGCCCCTGCTGGATCGGAGCTACCTCCCCAATTCAGCAGCCGCCCGCACCTCCCAGCCTGACTTTGCAAGACTGTCACATCCATCTCATTCTTGCAATCTTGCATATTACTGTCCATGAATTCCTGCATATTACTCATTCTTCCTAGTTATATCAGTCAGACCAGAACATTAATTTTCTGCATTCTGATCTAAATCCGGCAGCAGCCAAGTGTTTCCACAAAACAGCATGATAATGTGCATTCAAGTGGTTCAGTCAGTATACCGTGGGGGCCGGCCACTGTGTTACTACTAGTTAAACCAATATCAGGATAAATAATTTGCATGACTTTCACTATTTAAGAGATTTTTCATTTCCCTCAACTAGCCTTTCTTTTCCACCTAACGTACCCACATATTATAGTCTCTAAAAGGACAAATATTAATTACATGCCAATATTGATCCCACGTTTTCCGGTGTGAACAGTTTTGGACCAACGAAAAATTGTCACGTGACAAACTATTttgctccctccgatccataataggtGTCGAGAATTTAGTTCAAAATAAAACCGCTAGAAAATTGTAAGACTAGCCTTTCATTTTTTATGACCCTTGTTTTGACTACAATTGTCGTCGGCTCCAGGAGATTCAAATAAAATCTTAGCATTCTCTTGTTATAATATCTTCGTAATAATTTGCATGCCCTCATTGGTTTTCCATTAAAAAAAGTCTCTCAACTAGCCTTTGTTCCACACCTGCTCCACATTACAGTCTCCAAAAGGACAAATGGACAAATGAAAACACGAAAATAAAAAAAGGTGAAACAGGTCAACACACTCGAAAGATAAAAGGGTTTCAGAAAAGGAAATACCTTTGCTTATAAGCCAAGACACAAATAGGTGGCCGCCCCCTTTGGAACGTAGCTAGTGGCGGACATCcgcccatgcatgcatgcacggcAGATACATCCACGCACCGGCGCACTCCCAACGGTACCTGTACGTACGTGCATCGCTGACAATTAGAGTCCGCATAATTCTTCTTATTCTCACTTTACCTCGAATATTTGTTGAGCTGGGAAAAGGACAAGAGGAAACATGCCTTGTCACCTACTGAATCCCTAGCTAGCCTGATCCATGCATACCCAGGCCTTGCGTGTCCCAACTTCCACCCCTGATGCTCATTGTTTTTGATCTAGGtttattttcatttttaagctcttgttAGAAGGATGGCAACTTTTGGGCATAGCTTAACTATAATCCAGGTCTGCTCAGAACAAAATCACAAGTAAAAGAAGCTCACAGGTCAGAGCAGAACAACCTGGTAAAACCTGCAAGTTCAGCCACACTTTGTTGTTTATTCGTGTTGAAATTTCACAGTTAGGCTGTTGTTAGTAGGATACTGATGTGATACGCCAAACGTGACAGCTACTTTTGGAGAGCTACTCGATCACCAACCAAGCTCAGAACAAGATGGCAAGTAAAGAAAAAGTTCACAGGTCAGAACAGACCAACCCAGATCAACTTCAAGCAGCAAGCTGAGCCGCACCCTGCGAGTTGTTTATACTTGATTTCCATCCAACGTGATGGCCACGTAGGAGATGCATGCTAGTGCGCAATCTACTCGATCAGATCTGCTGTCTATAAAACAACTGGATCTCGCTTGACAACAAAACTCAGGGTACACGATGCTGAATTCCTTGACACCTACGGTACAGAGTTCAGAGATAGACAAGCTCTCAAGCGTACTACAGTCTACTGAATGTATACTTGCACAGTGATGGAGTTAACCGATTGCGCCACATACGTGCACCCGTACGCACTGGTCTGCATGCTACAGGTAAACAAAGAAGCGGAAATGTACTCATCTGCATACCACAATTATGCGCATGAACAGTTGAGGAAATGGGCGAATCATTCAAGCCTGGAGGCTGGAGGAAGGTAGCGTAGCGCTGTCTGGGTCGATCAGATCTGGCGCCATTACAACCCCAGATCTGTTCTGCTCTGCACTCTGCATCCTGCTAGAGCTCGCGCACGCATCTTTGTTTTGGGAGGTATCCAAGAGAAGAGACCAAGGCAGCAAGAGGACACGCTTTGGAAGCTCGGGTCAGTCATAGGCCGGCCACTTTCCTCCTCGCATACCCCCAATTCACGTCTCTGACTCTCTAACGACCTCTCTCTCTagttcttcctctctctctctctcatcagcAGAGAGAAACTGGTCACAATTGGCTTCCAGTGTCCGCGAATTCAGTGAATTCCGAAGTAAGAAACAGATGAGAAAGCAGAGAACACCAGCACAGATACAATTTACAGCTTTTTTTTCTGAACCACTGTGAAACGATGAATTTTGGAGATCATCGCCAGAAAGTTCTCTCGTTTGCATAGAGAAAATGGTCACAGTTGGCTTCCATTGTCCGCAAATTCAGTGAATTccgaagaaagaaaaagagagcaaAGCTGAGGATTATGCAGACAAGACCAGCACAAACACAATATACACCCTTTGTTCTGAACCACTGTGAAACGGTGAATTTTGCAGTTCATCACCAGAAATTTGATAAGTACGTAATTTTCATTAATTCACAAAAACAAGTTCTTCAGATTGTAGAGTTCACACAATTTCTCACCAGAGAATTAAGGGGGGAAATACAGTTCTGCAGATTATACAtgtctccatctctctctctctctctctctctctctctctctctctctctgactcTCTAACCATTTCTCTCTCATTAGCAGAGAGATAGTGATCACAATTGGCTTCCATTCTACAAAAATTTGGTGAACTCCGCAGGGAGAAGAAAAAAGACAAAGCAGAGAAGACCAACACAAATACAGTTGAAACCCTTTGTTCTGAATCACTATGAAACGGTGAATTCTCGAGGCTAACTAATTAAAGTAGGCAGGAGCATCAAAGTAGGCAGAAATATGATACCTCTATAATTCATTCATTCATCAAAGTAGGCAGTACAGATTGTAGAGTTTACACAATTCCTCAGGAGAGATGTGAGGGGAGAAATACTGACAATTCGCCACCCTGGAGAGGCGAATTCTCGAGGCTAACTAATCCCCGTAGTCGTCGTCCATCTCCGTATATATGATTCCACGATCGATGCGATGCAGTCTGCTGCATAATTTACAGGAAGACAATTGGCTGAAGTAGGCACGTACGTGTTGGCAGCTGGCAGCATATGTACAATTCGATTATTCAGTCTGGATGGATCTGCATGAGGAAAGGAGAAAGGGAAAACACATGCCGTGGGCGAGCGAGCGCGCGCGTGGCAATGCCAATGGCGCCATGCATGCCCCGGCGCGCGCGGAGTGTCGAATTGCAGCTGGAACGAAGAAAGAGCGTCGCTTTTCACGTGCCCAGCGGCAGCGATGATTCCACGACGTGCGCCCGCATCTTCTTGGCGgcaggcggcgccggcgccggcggcgcgggctTGAACACGCTGGCCAGGTCGAGCGGCACGGGGTAGAAGAGCCGCTGCTGCAGCGGCGCCAGCTTCCTCTTCAGCGCCGGGGGCAGCTTCCGCGGCGCCGGCGGGCACACCGTGGCCGGCCTTAGCGCGGACTCGTCGGACGTGGGCGTGGTGAAGTTCACCGCAGCTGCTGCGTCGCCGGCAGCAGCGACGGCGTCGAATTCACAGACGTCTAGCGGCATGGTGGTTCGACACGCCATCGGCGTAGCGTAGCAGCTGGCGTCGTCGGCACCACCATCTCGCTGCGGTGCCTCCTCGAGTTCgctcgccgtcggcgtagcgcagCCAATGCCGTCCCCGGCAGCATCGTCTTTAGCTTCTCCCGCCGTGGCTCTCGCCGTCGGTGTGACGCAGCCAGTGTCGGCAGCAGTGGCAGCATCGTGGTCATCAGCTGCCGCTGCCGTGGCCAGCGCGCCTCTGACTGCAGTGGTCTGGATCGGCCGGAGAGCCGCCAATTCCGAGATTTCCGCGACCTCGAGGCCCATCGAATCCAGCGCGCACGCGCAGATCCCGCTGCAGCTGAATTCTCTCGCTAGCTGGATCTTCTTGGAAGAGAGCCCCAGGAAGTAGTTTATGCAGGAGAATTGTCTGTGAGGTGCAGCGCTGGATACTGATCTCGGTCTTTTGTAGTGGCGCAAAAGCAAAGCGGGAGGAGGAGGCAGGCGCGCGCGTGGAAGGTGATGATGGAGAAGACGAGGGAGGGTAGATGAGGAGTAAGTAAAGGAGAAGCAAGGCGAGGAACAGAATTATATGCAGGCAACAAGCAGCTGCGAAGCAAAAGGTTGGGTGCATGTTAAATAGATCATGGGAGAGAGAAGAAGGGTGGCGCAAATGATTGCCGGAGGAaacgatagagagagagagagagagagagagaggaagaagaagggtggTGAAACTTTTGGAGCTAGGATCGGTTGAGTAGATCGCacccctcctcttctcctcctaccTTCCACCTTCCCTGTCcgctctctatctctcgatcGCCGTGTCTATCAGATGTCAGATGCAGCACCAGAGCCACAGGTAGATATGCCGGCAGCGGCAGGGGCCGCCGGCCGGAATTTTACTGCACCACACCAGGGTCGTTAATTTCTGCAGCTGGAGTTGTTTAAGGACGATGATCAATGTATACTTAATTACTCAGCAGGGCGCCTTAAGAATGTTGCTGCCTACCTAGCTACAGGTGCAGAAGGatgttaatttttttttggcaGAAGCATGTTACTACTATTACAGCATGCAGCATGCAGCACACTGAAGCTAATTTCCAGGGGGCATGAATGATCTCTATAGAATAAGTTGGTAATAGCCATGTTAACACTGTGTGGGTAGCTAGGACAGCTGACTTAACTGCCATGTGGACTGTTTGTTAGTTGGCTCCCATCGATTTTGCCTGCCTGGATGCTTTATGCATACATATGTATGCACATGGAGCTGCCCTCATCGCCACTTAAAATTCTGCTCCTACTGACCAAGGGTCATTTGGaaatgctaagagcatctccagtcgcgtcccccaaaccgtcccccaaagggatttggggcgcgccggacaaaaaaaccgttccagccgcgtcccccaaagcccctttttgtccggcgcgcccccatacggtgtccggcgccccgagcccgtccccgt contains the following coding sequences:
- the LOC124662971 gene encoding uncharacterized protein LOC124662971; translated protein: MGLEVAEISELAALRPIQTTAVRGALATAAAADDHDAATAADTGCVTPTARATAGEAKDDAAGDGIGCATPTASELEEAPQRDGGADDASCYATPMACRTTMPLDVCEFDAVAAAGDAAAAVNFTTPTSDESALRPATVCPPAPRKLPPALKRKLAPLQQRLFYPVPLDLASVFKPAPPAPAPPAAKKMRAHVVESSLPLGT